A portion of the Thalassotalea sp. LPB0316 genome contains these proteins:
- a CDS encoding ATP-binding cassette domain-containing protein, whose product MINASQLTLDRGTKNLITDASFTIHPKHKVGLVGANGCGKSSFFAALLGQLQPEAGDLTLPSQWKIATVKQETPALEQSALDYVIDGDVEFRQLENELAQARELNNGSKEALIINQIDTINGYSLPARAGELLHGLGFEQHQLATPVKDFSGGWRMRLNLAQALISRADLLLLDEPTNHLDLDAVIWLQRWLKRFDGTLVLISHDRDFLDDVVGQILHFEHQKAKLYAGNYTSFERQRAEQLAQQEAQYQKQQKEVAHLTAFVDRFRAKASKAKQAQSRLKRLQKLPDLAPAHVDSQFTFHFKQPDHMPYPLLSIDEADCGYGSDTVIIEKAKLTLVPGSRIGLLGRNGAGKSTLIKSLAGDIPILCGTRHQAQELKIGYFSQHQLEQLHHGSNGVEHILRVHKDMTELQARTHLGSFGFQGEQALSDVATMSGGEKARLVLALIVLEKPQLLLLDEPTNHLDLEMRQALVLALQEFNGAIILIAHDRYLLESCVDEFYIVANGQAAPFSGDIDDYQQWLNDDKKTALQSNKKETSVSVDKKAQRQAQAQLRQQAAPLKKQADKLEKETQKWQNELAEIELSLSDTSLYNAENKEKLSKLLKQQASLKADIEEHEMLWLELAEQIEDIMSGT is encoded by the coding sequence TTGATTAATGCTAGCCAACTCACGCTTGATCGCGGTACCAAAAATCTGATCACCGATGCAAGCTTCACTATCCACCCAAAACACAAGGTTGGCTTAGTTGGCGCTAATGGCTGTGGTAAATCCTCATTTTTTGCTGCACTTTTGGGTCAACTACAACCAGAAGCTGGCGATCTTACGCTGCCAAGCCAGTGGAAAATAGCAACAGTTAAACAAGAAACCCCAGCGCTAGAGCAATCAGCACTCGATTATGTTATCGACGGCGATGTTGAATTTCGTCAACTTGAAAACGAATTAGCCCAAGCGCGTGAACTCAACAACGGCAGTAAAGAAGCGTTAATCATCAATCAAATCGATACGATTAACGGTTATAGCTTGCCAGCAAGAGCTGGCGAATTACTCCATGGTTTAGGGTTTGAACAGCATCAACTTGCGACACCGGTTAAAGACTTTTCAGGTGGTTGGCGGATGCGGCTAAACTTAGCCCAAGCACTCATTTCACGTGCTGATCTTTTGCTACTCGACGAGCCGACAAACCACTTGGATTTAGATGCCGTTATTTGGCTACAACGCTGGCTAAAACGCTTTGATGGTACTTTGGTGTTAATTTCCCACGATCGTGATTTTCTCGACGATGTTGTTGGCCAAATTCTTCACTTCGAGCATCAAAAAGCCAAATTATACGCAGGTAATTACACGAGTTTTGAGCGCCAACGTGCTGAGCAATTAGCGCAGCAAGAAGCGCAATATCAAAAACAACAAAAAGAAGTTGCTCACCTCACAGCATTTGTTGATCGTTTTCGCGCTAAAGCCAGTAAAGCCAAACAGGCGCAAAGTCGCTTAAAACGTTTACAAAAACTGCCTGACTTGGCACCGGCACATGTCGATAGTCAGTTTACTTTTCATTTCAAACAACCTGACCACATGCCCTATCCGTTATTGTCGATTGACGAAGCTGACTGCGGCTATGGTAGCGATACTGTGATCATCGAGAAGGCTAAGTTAACCTTAGTTCCAGGCAGCCGAATTGGTTTACTCGGCCGAAACGGCGCAGGTAAGTCAACACTAATTAAGTCACTTGCCGGTGATATTCCAATCCTTTGTGGTACTCGTCATCAGGCACAAGAGCTCAAAATTGGTTACTTTTCTCAGCATCAACTTGAGCAACTTCATCACGGTTCCAATGGTGTTGAGCATATTTTGCGCGTTCACAAAGATATGACGGAATTACAAGCGAGAACCCATTTAGGCAGTTTTGGTTTTCAAGGCGAGCAAGCACTTAGCGATGTCGCCACCATGTCTGGCGGTGAAAAAGCCCGCTTGGTATTAGCGCTAATTGTGCTTGAAAAACCGCAACTTTTGTTGCTCGATGAGCCAACCAACCATTTAGATTTAGAGATGCGTCAAGCATTGGTTTTAGCCCTACAAGAATTTAATGGTGCGATTATCCTGATAGCGCATGATCGCTATTTATTAGAATCGTGTGTCGACGAGTTCTATATTGTCGCCAATGGTCAAGCAGCGCCTTTTTCAGGCGATATTGATGATTATCAACAATGGTTGAACGACGATAAAAAAACGGCGCTACAAAGCAATAAAAAAGAAACGTCAGTTAGTGTTGATAAAAAAGCCCAGCGCCAAGCTCAAGCCCAGTTAAGACAACAAGCAGCACCGCTGAAAAAGCAGGCCGACAAGCTCGAGAAAGAGACCCAAAAGTGGCAAAATGAATTAGCCGAAATAGAGCTATCACTAAGCGACACTTCTCTCTATAATGCTGAAAATAAAGAAAAACTCAGTAAACTACTAAAACAACAAGCAAGTTTAAAA
- a CDS encoding YheV family putative zinc ribbon protein codes for MKKRFIAGAICPKCKAMDTMALTKENNIEKVTCVSCGEQMVQPEAHVEKATRENEQMIGIFTPE; via the coding sequence GTGAAAAAACGATTTATTGCAGGCGCCATCTGCCCAAAATGTAAAGCGATGGACACCATGGCTTTAACCAAAGAAAACAATATTGAAAAAGTAACGTGTGTCAGTTGCGGAGAGCAAATGGTGCAGCCTGAAGCACACGTAGAAAAAGCAACCCGTGAAAATGAGCAAATGATCGGTATTTTTACGCCAGAGTAG
- a CDS encoding SlyX family protein encodes MTNHLDHIAQLEARIDALEARNAFQDDVIEQLNHELAVHQKDIAELKEHMKLIAQRIKSNSNSSIMARPEDEPPPPHY; translated from the coding sequence ATGACCAACCACTTAGACCACATAGCGCAGCTCGAAGCGCGAATTGATGCTTTAGAAGCGCGTAACGCGTTTCAAGATGATGTAATAGAGCAATTAAATCATGAGCTTGCCGTACATCAGAAAGATATTGCAGAGTTAAAAGAGCATATGAAACTCATTGCTCAGCGGATTAAGTCGAATAGCAACAGTAGTATTATGGCGCGCCCAGAAGACGAGCCACCACCGCCACATTATTAA
- a CDS encoding WD40 repeat domain-containing protein translates to MLCFRNKCFRTLKLVIISSLLLACQDVNKQPLTQWQHAVEGAYDADISNDASLSVVSSIHHGISVWDLKNNALKYTWSQQQNSSDNLVLAIDIADNNSHAITASRENFSLWNLATGQSEGFWQISESNIRDVAIANNGNYLLVGQSNNKVVHITLASGRRLEFLGHQEKINSVDMLPNGRVAMSGSNDFVAYVWDTLSGQVIYRFNHPSRVTKVALDPKGRFAFSADSKKDAHIWDLKTGEKISSLKYTNRQEIFSTISFSPDGKQLLTGAPSRKVSVWDIASGKRLSSWRVTPRKDIRPAGAVVYAAAFSDNNVIITESSAGYAERWLFEP, encoded by the coding sequence ATGTTGTGCTTTCGCAATAAGTGTTTCAGAACATTAAAACTGGTGATTATTTCATCACTTTTACTCGCCTGCCAAGATGTTAACAAGCAGCCACTCACTCAATGGCAACACGCTGTTGAAGGCGCTTATGACGCAGACATCTCAAACGATGCTTCGCTGTCTGTTGTCTCATCAATCCATCATGGCATTAGTGTCTGGGATCTTAAAAACAACGCGTTAAAGTACACTTGGTCACAACAGCAAAACTCTAGTGACAACCTCGTGTTAGCCATTGATATTGCCGACAATAATTCACATGCAATCACCGCAAGCCGGGAGAACTTTTCGCTTTGGAACTTAGCCACCGGGCAATCTGAAGGCTTTTGGCAGATTAGTGAATCTAATATTCGCGACGTTGCCATTGCCAACAATGGTAACTATCTATTGGTTGGCCAATCGAACAATAAAGTTGTCCACATTACGCTTGCAAGCGGTCGTCGCCTAGAGTTTTTAGGCCATCAAGAAAAAATCAACTCGGTAGACATGCTACCTAATGGTCGTGTCGCTATGTCGGGCTCAAATGACTTTGTTGCTTATGTCTGGGACACACTATCAGGCCAAGTTATTTATCGTTTCAATCATCCTTCACGCGTGACGAAAGTGGCACTAGATCCAAAAGGTCGCTTTGCTTTTAGCGCAGATAGTAAAAAAGATGCCCATATTTGGGACTTAAAAACCGGCGAGAAAATCAGCTCATTGAAATATACTAACCGCCAAGAGATCTTTAGTACTATTAGCTTCTCCCCTGATGGTAAGCAGTTACTTACTGGTGCGCCTTCGCGCAAGGTAAGTGTTTGGGATATCGCTAGTGGTAAGCGATTGAGCTCATGGCGAGTAACGCCGAGAAAAGACATTCGCCCAGCTGGCGCTGTTGTTTACGCCGCCGCTTTTAGCGATAATAATGTGATTATTACCGAAAGCTCGGCAGGCTATGCAGAACGCTGGTTATTTGAACCCTAA
- a CDS encoding FKBP-type peptidyl-prolyl cis-trans isomerase, with the protein MKLLKPTLVAVALVSVLGCQQEAKQEAPAKVVLETEIQKQAYGLGASIGMYMERNLEEHQRLGLALDKQLIIDGFVESINGESQIAKEDIQGLLMALDQEMKAKQTEMAQVEAEKSLAEGQKYLDENAKREGVQVTDSGIQYEVLVAAEGDKPLAEDTVVVHYKGTFLNGETFDSSYERGQPAVFPLNRVIPGWTEGVQLMSVGSKYKFTIPSDLAYGPQGNPPRIPGNSVLEFEIELLEIQKAQAPVEVGAGE; encoded by the coding sequence ATGAAATTATTAAAACCTACCCTAGTTGCGGTAGCTCTTGTATCAGTTTTAGGCTGTCAGCAGGAAGCAAAGCAAGAAGCACCTGCTAAAGTTGTGCTAGAAACTGAAATTCAAAAACAAGCTTACGGCTTAGGTGCGTCAATCGGTATGTACATGGAGCGTAACTTAGAAGAGCACCAACGTTTAGGCTTAGCGCTTGATAAGCAGTTGATCATCGATGGTTTTGTTGAAAGCATCAATGGCGAGTCACAAATCGCAAAAGAAGATATTCAAGGTTTGTTAATGGCTTTAGACCAAGAAATGAAAGCCAAGCAAACAGAAATGGCACAAGTTGAAGCGGAAAAGAGCTTAGCAGAAGGCCAAAAATACTTAGATGAAAATGCTAAGCGCGAGGGCGTTCAAGTAACTGATTCTGGTATTCAGTACGAAGTGTTAGTCGCAGCAGAAGGTGATAAGCCGCTAGCAGAAGATACCGTTGTAGTGCACTACAAAGGTACTTTCTTAAACGGTGAAACGTTTGATAGCTCATACGAGCGAGGCCAACCAGCGGTATTCCCATTAAATCGCGTCATTCCAGGTTGGACTGAAGGTGTGCAATTAATGTCAGTTGGTTCTAAGTACAAGTTTACAATTCCTTCAGACTTAGCATACGGCCCACAAGGTAACCCACCGCGTATCCCGGGTAACTCAGTATTAGAGTTTGAAATTGAATTATTAGAAATCCAAAAAGCACAAGCGCCTGTTGAAGTAGGTG